In the genome of Fulvitalea axinellae, one region contains:
- a CDS encoding IS3 family transposase: MRLLVDPGDKLSIRRQCDCLELYRSSYYYSPKGENAENLELMRLMDRHMIDEPTAGVLRMRSALRDQGFNPSYERVRRLMRKANLYPIYPKKNLSKPGEAKYVYPYLLKEKKVVRKNQVWSIDITYIAMASGFMYMTAIIDVYSRYIVGWGLSNTLEAAASLKVVREAVEIHGKPEILNSDQGSQFTCGEYVNYLKKEGINISMDAKGRALDNIYIERFWRTLKRDHIYLNPADNGLKLYLGIEKWLRRYHNRDHQGIENLKPENVFSGASKAKATAYAHANIDKSKKKQNVKGLINIHTGSTIATTV, from the coding sequence TTGCGTCTCCTTGTCGACCCCGGGGATAAGCTGAGCATTCGCCGTCAGTGCGACTGTCTGGAGCTTTACCGTTCGTCATACTACTACAGCCCAAAGGGGGAAAACGCGGAAAACTTGGAGTTGATGCGCCTTATGGACCGGCACATGATCGACGAACCCACGGCGGGAGTTTTGCGCATGAGATCAGCCTTGCGTGACCAAGGATTCAACCCTTCCTATGAAAGGGTTAGGCGCTTGATGCGCAAAGCGAATCTCTACCCTATTTACCCGAAAAAGAATCTGAGCAAGCCCGGAGAGGCAAAATACGTTTACCCGTATCTGCTTAAGGAAAAGAAAGTTGTCAGGAAAAACCAGGTCTGGTCGATAGACATCACTTATATAGCCATGGCTAGCGGTTTCATGTATATGACGGCGATTATCGACGTCTACAGCAGGTACATAGTGGGTTGGGGTTTGAGCAATACGCTTGAGGCCGCGGCGTCTTTAAAAGTGGTGCGTGAGGCCGTTGAGATTCACGGTAAACCGGAAATACTCAACAGTGACCAAGGTTCCCAGTTCACTTGCGGGGAATACGTGAACTATCTCAAGAAAGAGGGAATAAACATCAGTATGGACGCCAAAGGCCGAGCCTTGGACAACATTTACATCGAACGCTTTTGGAGAACGCTAAAAAGGGACCATATTTACCTGAATCCGGCCGACAACGGTTTAAAGTTGTATTTGGGGATAGAGAAATGGTTGCGACGCTACCACAACAGGGATCACCAAGGAATCGAGAACCTGAAGCCGGAAAATGTTTTTAGCGGAGCGTCAAAAGCGAAAGCCACCGCGTATGCCCATGCAAATATTGATAAGTCCAAGAAAAAACAGAATGTGAAAGGACTTATCAACATTCACACGGGCTCGACGATAGCGACAACCGTTTAA
- a CDS encoding transposase, with amino-acid sequence MKTRTTRRKFSAKFKAEVAIEALKERETTQELCRRYDLHATQISQWKNEFLQRSSSVFEGGKDRKEHEKTEKATDQLYSKIGKLEMENDFLKKSLKKLGRL; translated from the coding sequence ATGAAAACGAGAACGACACGCAGAAAATTCAGCGCCAAATTCAAGGCGGAAGTAGCGATCGAAGCACTGAAGGAAAGAGAAACCACCCAAGAACTCTGCAGACGGTACGATCTTCACGCCACCCAGATTTCACAATGGAAAAATGAGTTTCTGCAGCGCTCGTCCAGCGTTTTTGAGGGTGGCAAAGATAGAAAAGAACACGAGAAAACGGAGAAGGCGACAGACCAACTGTACAGTAAAATAGGAAAGCTTGAGATGGAAAACGACTTCCTAAAAAAAAGCTTAAAGAAGTTGGGGCGTCTATAG